One segment of uncultured Propionivibrio sp. DNA contains the following:
- a CDS encoding pteridine reductase, with product MIGKTVLITGAAKRVGRSIARELHGAGCNIVVHYRHAAEAARTLADALNEERPGSACCLHADLLDVHALTTLVAQSIDHFGRLDALINNASSFFATPLGTIDEATWADLVGSNLKAPLFLTQAAAPHLRETRGAVINITDIHAERPMAGYPLYCAAKAGLLGLTRALAIELAPDVRVNAVAPGPILWPDGGDDFDSAERAQIVAHTLLKHEGSPHDIARTVRFLLADAPYITGQVINVDGGRTAHL from the coding sequence GTGATCGGAAAAACGGTATTGATAACCGGCGCGGCCAAGCGCGTGGGACGGTCGATCGCCCGCGAACTGCATGGCGCCGGCTGCAATATCGTCGTGCATTACCGGCACGCCGCCGAGGCTGCCCGTACCCTCGCCGATGCACTGAATGAGGAGCGCCCGGGATCGGCCTGTTGCCTGCACGCCGACCTGCTCGACGTGCACGCGCTGACGACGCTCGTCGCCCAGTCCATTGATCACTTCGGGCGTCTCGACGCGCTCATCAACAACGCTTCAAGCTTTTTCGCGACGCCGCTTGGAACAATCGACGAGGCGACCTGGGCCGACCTGGTCGGAAGCAACCTGAAGGCACCGCTGTTTCTCACCCAGGCCGCGGCACCGCATCTGCGTGAAACCCGTGGGGCAGTCATCAACATCACCGATATTCACGCCGAACGGCCAATGGCCGGCTATCCGCTGTATTGTGCAGCCAAGGCCGGCTTGCTCGGCCTGACGCGCGCACTTGCCATCGAACTGGCCCCCGATGTCCGCGTCAATGCGGTCGCACCGGGACCGATTCTCTGGCCCGACGGCGGCGACGACTTCGATTCGGCTGAGCGTGCGCAGATCGTCGCGCACACCCTGCTCAAGCACGAAGGCAGTCCGCACGACATCGCCCGTACGGTCCGTTTCCTGCTCGCCGACGCGCCGTACATCACCGGCCAGGTGATCAATGTCGACGGCGGCCGCACCGCCCATCTCTAG
- the murB gene encoding UDP-N-acetylmuramate dehydrogenase produces the protein MTNAPRIQSDVDLAARTTLALPGKAARFASITRREELEMLAGSTEQRFVLGGGSNVVLTGDFPGLILHMAIHGRELAGEDADAWYVRAGAGEPWHEFVQWTLAQGWPGLENLSLIPGTVGAAPVQNIGAYGLEVGERLHCVGAIDMDNGQACRFDREACRFGYRDSRFKQEGWHLDGRMVITDVIFSLPKCWSARTRYADVAAELDARKIVNPTPAAIADAVSAVRRRKLADPAVLANAGSFFQNPVVDGEQAARLLASHPTMPHYPQPDGRTKLAAGWLIEQTGWKGRWLGTVGMYEKQALVLVNRGGATGADVLALMHAVQNDVRLRFGVILSPEPVFI, from the coding sequence ATGACAAACGCGCCGCGTATCCAAAGCGACGTCGATCTGGCAGCGCGCACCACGCTCGCGCTGCCGGGTAAGGCGGCGCGCTTCGCCTCGATCACGCGGCGGGAAGAACTCGAAATGCTCGCCGGCTCGACCGAACAGCGCTTCGTCCTCGGTGGCGGCAGCAACGTCGTGCTGACCGGTGACTTTCCCGGACTCATTCTGCATATGGCCATTCACGGCCGCGAACTCGCAGGTGAAGACGCAGACGCGTGGTATGTCCGTGCCGGTGCAGGCGAACCCTGGCACGAGTTCGTGCAATGGACGCTGGCACAAGGCTGGCCCGGCCTGGAAAATCTCAGCCTGATTCCCGGTACGGTCGGTGCCGCGCCAGTCCAGAACATCGGCGCCTACGGGCTGGAGGTTGGCGAGCGCCTGCATTGCGTCGGCGCCATCGACATGGACAACGGGCAAGCCTGCCGTTTCGACCGCGAGGCCTGCCGGTTCGGCTACCGCGACAGCCGCTTCAAGCAGGAGGGCTGGCATCTCGACGGGCGCATGGTGATTACCGACGTCATTTTCAGCCTGCCGAAGTGCTGGTCCGCGCGTACCCGGTATGCCGACGTCGCCGCCGAACTCGACGCCCGCAAGATCGTCAATCCGACGCCGGCTGCGATTGCCGACGCGGTCAGCGCAGTACGCCGGCGCAAGCTCGCCGATCCGGCGGTGCTCGCCAACGCCGGCAGCTTTTTCCAGAATCCCGTCGTTGACGGCGAGCAGGCGGCCCGTCTGCTCGCTAGCCATCCGACCATGCCGCATTACCCGCAGCCGGACGGGCGCACCAAGCTGGCCGCCGGCTGGCTGATCGAACAGACCGGCTGGAAAGGCCGCTGGCTGGGCACCGTCGGCATGTACGAAAAGCAGGCGCTGGTGTTGGTCAATCGCGGTGGCGCCACGGGCGCCGACGTCCTCGCGCTGATGCATGCCGTGCAGAATGATGTCCGACTACGCTTCGGCGTCATCCTCAGCCCTGAACCCGTCTTTATCTAG